One genomic segment of Virgibacillus doumboii includes these proteins:
- the pilM gene encoding cell division protein FtsA encodes MDERIFALDIGTRSVTGILLEKENNNFTVIDYYLKEHKERSMRDGQIHNVIAVAEVIKDVKEELEKRHGKLDKVSVAAAGRALKTVQAEAIIQLGQHPITDNETIKHLELSAVQAAQAKLASMESDNTYANYYCVGYSVLQYTLDGEQIGSLIEQSGNETAVEIIATFLPKVVVESLLAALGHTNLEMEALTLEPIAAIDVLIPESMRRLNVALVDIGAGTSDIAITDKGTVVAYGMVPAAGDEITEAISDQYLLDFPIAEQTKRNIVTNGSDVFKDILGFESTIHYETLVEDIKENIDKLAGSIAAEILELNSRPPKAVMLIGGGSLTPEISRALAAKLQLPENRVALRGIDAIQNLTKTEQLPAGPDFVTPIGIAIASKQNPVHYVSVKVNDRMVRMFEMKVLTIGDCLVQAGIDLKKLYGKPGAASIVTVNGNEITLPGEYGHPPGIRLNNEDTTVDTLIHDGDEITIEKGNNGKEPRVTVEELFGEGASTSIYFNDKITELSTVFYVNGHIKPKTYLIQDNDDIVMKQVNTIEDFLASESTERMKSTKPFIIYVNNHEVPINKGEAYIYLNGHKAHPEHHLKQNDRLTITAAQNPTVHDVLEQLDKQYWNAIRVTYNEKPVLLKQQLLTVTRNQAELTEDTPLQFNDYLEIRDKKVEPFIFQDIFRYVDVDMTYATGDFQLYKNNQKTTFYETIEHGDKLRLEWGEKQM; translated from the coding sequence ATGGATGAACGTATTTTTGCGCTTGATATCGGTACGCGATCGGTAACCGGTATTCTATTGGAAAAAGAGAATAATAATTTTACCGTCATAGATTACTATTTAAAAGAACATAAGGAAAGGTCCATGCGTGATGGCCAAATACATAATGTTATAGCCGTAGCTGAGGTCATTAAGGATGTTAAGGAAGAATTGGAAAAACGGCACGGGAAGTTGGATAAAGTTTCTGTTGCCGCTGCAGGCCGTGCCCTTAAGACAGTACAGGCTGAAGCAATAATCCAGCTTGGTCAGCATCCTATTACCGACAACGAAACGATTAAACATTTGGAACTAAGTGCGGTTCAGGCTGCTCAGGCAAAACTGGCATCAATGGAAAGTGATAACACATATGCCAATTATTATTGTGTTGGCTATTCTGTACTGCAATATACACTTGATGGCGAACAGATCGGTTCATTAATTGAACAGAGTGGTAATGAAACTGCCGTTGAAATTATTGCAACCTTTTTACCGAAAGTGGTCGTGGAGTCTTTATTGGCCGCGTTAGGACATACGAACCTGGAAATGGAAGCTCTGACACTGGAACCAATTGCAGCTATTGATGTATTGATTCCCGAGTCAATGCGGCGTTTAAATGTTGCTTTAGTTGATATTGGTGCTGGTACAAGTGATATCGCCATTACCGATAAAGGCACAGTTGTTGCTTATGGGATGGTACCTGCAGCCGGAGACGAAATTACAGAAGCAATCAGTGACCAATATCTGCTGGATTTTCCTATTGCTGAACAAACAAAAAGAAATATTGTCACTAATGGCAGTGATGTTTTTAAGGATATTTTAGGATTTGAATCAACTATTCACTATGAAACATTGGTAGAGGATATAAAAGAAAACATTGATAAACTGGCTGGTTCGATAGCTGCAGAGATTCTTGAATTGAATTCCAGGCCGCCAAAGGCAGTAATGCTAATTGGCGGCGGAAGCCTGACACCTGAAATCAGCCGTGCACTGGCAGCCAAATTGCAGCTTCCGGAGAATCGTGTTGCCTTACGAGGAATTGATGCAATACAGAACCTTACAAAAACAGAACAACTGCCTGCGGGTCCTGACTTTGTAACCCCTATCGGTATTGCCATCGCATCAAAGCAAAATCCGGTTCACTATGTTAGTGTAAAGGTAAACGACAGAATGGTTCGAATGTTTGAAATGAAAGTATTAACAATTGGGGACTGTCTTGTTCAAGCAGGAATTGATTTGAAAAAACTTTATGGAAAGCCTGGAGCAGCTTCAATTGTTACTGTAAATGGAAATGAAATAACCTTGCCCGGGGAATATGGACACCCTCCAGGTATACGTCTGAACAATGAAGATACAACCGTTGATACGCTCATTCATGATGGTGATGAAATTACAATTGAAAAAGGTAATAATGGAAAAGAGCCTCGTGTAACGGTTGAAGAGCTGTTCGGTGAAGGGGCATCAACCTCTATTTATTTTAATGACAAAATTACTGAACTCAGCACTGTATTTTATGTGAATGGTCATATAAAACCAAAAACTTATCTTATCCAGGATAATGATGATATTGTCATGAAACAGGTAAATACGATAGAGGATTTTTTAGCGTCCGAAAGCACGGAAAGAATGAAATCCACTAAACCATTTATTATATACGTCAACAATCATGAAGTCCCCATTAACAAAGGAGAAGCATATATCTATTTAAACGGCCACAAAGCCCATCCTGAACACCATTTAAAACAAAATGACCGTTTAACCATTACAGCTGCGCAGAATCCTACTGTGCACGATGTATTGGAACAATTGGACAAACAATACTGGAATGCGATTCGCGTTACGTATAATGAAAAACCTGTGCTATTAAAGCAACAACTGTTAACTGTCACACGTAATCAGGCAGAGTTAACTGAAGATACTCCATTACAGTTCAATGATTATCTGGAAATACGCGATAAGAAAGTGGAGCCTTTTATTTTTCAGGATATTTTCAGGTATGTTGATGTTGATATGACATATGCTACCGGCGATTTTCAGCTATATAAAAATAATCAAAAAACAACTTTCTATGAAACTATTGAACATGGTGACAAATTGCGGTTGGAGTGGGGTGAAAAGCAAATGTAA
- a CDS encoding DNA translocase FtsK — MLDRWKKKLNNFFFTEIDEKDDKPARKIDHKTQDVRTKMMYQYPDNKSFRFPVIPDLPKKQDDTWEVPAFERKRKRNESNSKQVEKSPHNHLQNRKVTKPESGKPFVPTEVPSPIYGFQQRKKEKEVENIPAYKRKETIRYDDFVKEDEPLPEEATYTDKNEQTDNEPPKPVERDVKKLNRAESRSNKRVNRKRSNHKQKHQDGPKPPPFNVMMSANDKRRQAIKQGNSRKPFPEKKEVSNKTIPYHLLNDPVQKSIQDKLWMKNQKELLEKTLKHFNVSATVVNTAQGPTVTRFEVQPALGVKVSKVKNLSDDLKLNMAAKDIRIEAPIPGKNTIGIEIPNPEAQMVGLQEIFETNDFQKSASPLTIGLGLNIEGSPMITNIQKMPHGLIAGATGSGKSVCINTILISMLYKANHEDVKFLLIDPKMVELAPYNGIPHLISPVITDVKAATMALKWAVNEMEERYDKFVHEGVRDIERYNQKMSKQNRPDDKMPFIIIVIDELADLMMVSPQDVEDAISRIAQKARACGIHLLLATQRPSVDVITGLIKANIPTRIAFSVSSQVDSRTIMDTSGAEKLLGKGDMLFIGNGSGKSVRLQGAFVSDEEIERVTDYARQIAQPNYAFEQEHLLEQIETDEQEDDLLKEAIEFVVNQNSASTSLLQRHFKIGYNRAARLMDAMENKGIISGQNGSKPRDILASRSQLEV; from the coding sequence ATGTTGGATCGATGGAAAAAGAAATTAAACAACTTTTTCTTTACAGAAATAGATGAGAAGGATGATAAGCCAGCAAGAAAAATCGATCACAAAACACAGGATGTCAGGACGAAAATGATGTATCAATATCCTGACAATAAATCATTTCGATTTCCCGTAATTCCTGACCTGCCAAAAAAGCAAGATGATACATGGGAGGTTCCGGCTTTTGAACGTAAACGAAAAAGAAATGAATCTAACAGTAAACAGGTGGAAAAGTCACCCCATAATCACCTTCAAAATAGAAAAGTAACCAAGCCTGAATCAGGAAAACCGTTTGTCCCGACAGAGGTTCCATCGCCGATTTATGGATTTCAGCAACGAAAAAAGGAAAAAGAAGTGGAGAATATCCCTGCTTATAAACGGAAGGAAACGATTAGGTATGATGATTTTGTAAAAGAGGATGAACCGCTGCCTGAAGAAGCTACATATACTGATAAGAACGAACAAACAGATAACGAACCGCCAAAACCAGTCGAGCGTGATGTGAAAAAGTTAAACAGGGCTGAGTCCAGGTCAAACAAAAGAGTAAACCGAAAACGCTCCAATCATAAACAAAAACACCAGGATGGTCCAAAGCCGCCACCGTTCAATGTCATGATGTCGGCAAATGATAAGCGTAGACAAGCGATTAAACAAGGAAATTCCAGGAAACCTTTTCCTGAAAAAAAAGAAGTAAGCAATAAAACGATTCCGTATCATTTATTAAATGACCCTGTTCAAAAAAGTATACAGGACAAGCTCTGGATGAAAAACCAGAAGGAATTGCTGGAAAAAACGCTAAAACACTTTAACGTTAGTGCAACGGTGGTAAATACTGCGCAGGGACCAACTGTGACACGTTTCGAGGTTCAACCCGCCTTGGGTGTGAAGGTAAGTAAGGTTAAAAATCTTAGTGATGACTTGAAATTAAATATGGCAGCAAAGGATATTCGGATTGAAGCACCGATTCCAGGTAAAAATACAATTGGTATTGAAATCCCTAATCCGGAGGCACAAATGGTTGGTCTGCAGGAAATCTTTGAGACGAATGACTTCCAAAAAAGTGCATCCCCATTAACAATCGGATTGGGGTTAAACATTGAGGGGAGCCCAATGATTACCAACATTCAAAAAATGCCGCATGGACTGATTGCAGGTGCAACAGGATCCGGTAAGAGTGTATGTATCAATACGATTTTAATCAGTATGCTTTATAAAGCGAATCATGAAGATGTCAAATTTCTGCTGATTGACCCGAAAATGGTTGAACTTGCTCCATACAATGGCATTCCTCACCTCATTTCGCCGGTGATTACAGATGTTAAAGCTGCAACTATGGCGCTAAAATGGGCAGTGAACGAAATGGAGGAACGCTACGACAAATTTGTTCACGAAGGCGTCCGTGATATCGAACGCTATAATCAAAAAATGAGCAAACAAAATCGTCCCGATGACAAAATGCCGTTTATTATTATCGTTATTGATGAATTGGCTGACTTAATGATGGTTTCACCGCAGGACGTTGAGGATGCTATCAGTCGTATAGCTCAAAAAGCAAGAGCGTGCGGGATTCATTTACTGCTTGCAACTCAAAGACCATCAGTTGATGTCATAACAGGGTTAATTAAAGCAAATATCCCGACAAGAATAGCGTTTAGTGTTTCTTCTCAAGTGGATTCCAGAACAATCATGGATACAAGCGGAGCGGAGAAACTATTGGGTAAAGGTGATATGCTGTTTATCGGAAACGGATCGGGTAAAAGTGTTCGCCTGCAGGGTGCTTTTGTCTCAGATGAAGAAATTGAACGTGTAACTGATTATGCCCGCCAGATAGCACAACCAAATTACGCGTTTGAGCAGGAACATTTATTGGAACAGATTGAAACGGATGAACAGGAAGATGACCTGTTGAAGGAGGCAATTGAATTTGTTGTTAACCAAAACAGTGCCAGTACATCACTTTTGCAGCGTCATTTTAAAATTGGCTACAACCGGGCAGCGCGATTGATGGATGCCATGGAAAATAAAGGAATAATCAGTGGACAGAATGGCAGCAAACCAAGAGACATATTGGCAAGCCGTTCACAGTTGGAAGTTTAA
- a CDS encoding thioredoxin family protein: protein METIQSVNQLNNLINNENVIVLFSADWCPDCRVIEPVLPEIEEAYPDYSLVLVDRDEFIDLCREKDIFGIPSFIAYKDGKEAGRFVSKDRKTKEEIIEFIEGLDG from the coding sequence ATGGAAACAATACAATCAGTTAATCAATTAAATAACCTGATAAATAACGAAAATGTCATTGTACTATTTTCAGCCGACTGGTGCCCGGATTGCAGGGTGATTGAACCGGTCCTTCCAGAAATTGAGGAAGCCTATCCTGACTATTCATTAGTTTTGGTGGACAGGGATGAGTTTATCGATCTTTGCCGGGAAAAAGATATATTTGGTATTCCAAGCTTTATTGCGTATAAAGATGGCAAAGAAGCTGGAAGGTTTGTCAGCAAGGATCGAAAAACAAAAGAGGAAATCATCGAATTTATTGAAGGATTAGACGGTTAA
- a CDS encoding nicotinate phosphoribosyltransferase — MKEIGLKLNGEIKRLTNKTFKFDERIKEGWFSAVYFLKTKEMAEKKLPHNNVTMQFFQKGSNAVLCGTDEAIALVHTFADEPEKLEIHSLKDGDKISPYETVLTITGKYQQFGFLEGIIDGILARRTSVATNVYNVVKAGRTSGKQKPIIFMGDRDDHFTQQAGDGYAAFIGGSTAQATHAMNEWWGREGMGTMPHAMIQMFRGDVVAASRAYIEMFPEDDLVALVDYNNDVITDSLKVAKEFGEDLKAVRLDTSRTLVDKYFLRNHHLMGTFDPRGVNPELLFALRKALDEQGFSHVQIMASGGFTEKRITHFESLGVPVDMYGVGGSLLKINIGFTGDNVLLNGTREAKEGRRYHPNPRLEKVEYLAQD, encoded by the coding sequence ATGAAGGAAATTGGACTGAAGCTAAACGGTGAGATTAAACGATTAACAAATAAGACGTTTAAATTTGATGAACGAATTAAAGAGGGATGGTTTTCAGCGGTTTATTTCCTGAAGACAAAGGAAATGGCTGAAAAGAAACTTCCTCATAATAATGTTACCATGCAATTTTTTCAAAAAGGTAGTAATGCAGTTTTGTGTGGAACGGATGAGGCCATCGCCTTAGTCCATACATTTGCGGATGAACCGGAAAAACTGGAAATCCATTCGTTAAAGGACGGAGACAAAATAAGTCCATACGAAACGGTTCTTACCATAACGGGTAAATATCAGCAATTTGGCTTTCTGGAAGGGATTATCGATGGTATTCTGGCAAGAAGAACATCAGTAGCCACAAATGTATATAATGTCGTAAAAGCAGGCCGGACCTCCGGAAAACAAAAGCCGATTATTTTTATGGGCGATCGCGATGACCACTTTACCCAGCAAGCCGGCGATGGTTACGCAGCATTTATTGGCGGTTCTACGGCACAAGCAACACATGCGATGAATGAATGGTGGGGTAGAGAAGGTATGGGTACGATGCCGCATGCTATGATTCAGATGTTTCGTGGTGATGTTGTTGCAGCATCTCGTGCATACATTGAGATGTTTCCGGAAGACGACCTTGTAGCACTGGTGGATTATAACAATGATGTCATAACTGATTCGCTGAAAGTTGCAAAGGAATTTGGAGAAGATCTGAAAGCAGTTCGCCTCGATACATCAAGAACATTGGTGGATAAATACTTTTTGCGGAACCATCATTTAATGGGCACATTTGACCCGAGAGGCGTAAATCCCGAGTTACTTTTTGCTCTTCGTAAAGCGCTTGATGAACAGGGATTTTCACATGTGCAAATCATGGCAAGTGGTGGTTTTACCGAGAAAAGGATAACACATTTTGAAAGCCTTGGTGTGCCGGTGGATATGTATGGTGTTGGTGGAAGTTTATTAAAAATTAACATCGGCTTTACTGGTGATAATGTATTATTAAACGGCACCAGGGAGGCGAAGGAGGGGCGACGTTATCACCCGAATCCTCGCCTTGAGAAAGTAGAATATCTGGCGCAGGATTGA
- a CDS encoding DUF1444 domain-containing protein, giving the protein MKMTSIKMKKILEERLSNPDFKTSYNRDKDTYRIEWKDSGQGMTITLPNVVAKYNERGDAAIDDLEEHVNEALRIMNENHNLTGMEKNIYPVIRATSFPTETKAGTKLVSKEHTAETRVFYALDLGKSYRLIDEPMLEKEGWTYDRIDEIATFNIRSLANDYKKDTVADNDFYFVAKQDGYDASRILNGAFLEEMLANSKGELAVAVPHQDVLIFGDIQNKAGYDILAQMTMKFFAEGRIPITSLPFIYEDGKLEPVFILAKNRPEKNRKE; this is encoded by the coding sequence ATGAAAATGACTAGTATAAAAATGAAAAAGATACTGGAGGAACGACTTTCAAATCCCGATTTCAAAACTTCCTACAATCGGGATAAGGATACGTATCGCATTGAATGGAAAGATTCCGGACAAGGGATGACCATCACACTTCCGAACGTTGTGGCAAAGTATAACGAACGTGGTGATGCAGCTATTGATGATCTGGAGGAACATGTGAATGAAGCATTGCGGATCATGAATGAAAACCATAACCTGACAGGAATGGAAAAAAATATTTATCCGGTAATCCGTGCCACTTCATTTCCAACAGAGACCAAAGCCGGAACAAAGCTTGTCAGTAAAGAACATACCGCTGAAACGCGTGTTTTTTATGCATTGGATCTAGGTAAGTCTTATCGGTTAATTGATGAACCAATGCTTGAAAAAGAAGGTTGGACCTACGACAGAATTGATGAAATCGCAACATTTAATATTCGTTCACTTGCCAACGATTATAAGAAAGATACGGTTGCAGATAACGACTTTTATTTTGTTGCAAAACAGGATGGCTATGATGCGAGCAGAATTCTGAATGGTGCTTTCCTTGAAGAAATGCTTGCAAACAGTAAAGGTGAACTGGCTGTCGCTGTCCCACACCAGGATGTATTGATATTCGGCGACATACAAAATAAAGCAGGTTATGATATTTTGGCACAAATGACAATGAAATTCTTTGCGGAAGGTCGTATTCCAATTACTTCATTGCCATTCATATATGAAGATGGGAAGCTGGAACCAGTATTTATTCTTGCAAAAAACCGCCCGGAAAAGAACAGGAAGGAATGA
- the ytpR gene encoding YtpR family tRNA-binding protein — translation MDVFYNPNGIGDVLIVPLEDGDRYEITHETIGNVTKITDKQGSVIGYNIFQASDHFDLQETGKIIMTEALLDQMKDLFHKNKMEDSLDFDLSPKFVVGFVKEKEQHENADNLSVCKVDVGDDILQIVCGAPNVDADQKVVVAKVGATMPSGMKIKPTELRGVPSNGMICSQKELGLPNAPKEKGIYVLDDTYTAGEAFHF, via the coding sequence ATGGACGTATTTTATAATCCAAACGGTATTGGCGATGTACTAATCGTTCCATTGGAAGATGGGGATCGTTATGAAATTACACACGAAACTATTGGAAATGTAACAAAAATCACTGATAAACAGGGAAGTGTCATTGGTTATAATATTTTCCAGGCATCAGATCACTTTGATTTGCAGGAAACAGGAAAAATAATAATGACAGAAGCGCTTCTGGATCAAATGAAGGATTTATTTCATAAAAATAAGATGGAGGATTCGCTCGATTTTGACTTGAGCCCTAAATTTGTTGTCGGGTTTGTTAAAGAAAAAGAACAACATGAGAATGCTGATAATTTAAGTGTTTGTAAAGTTGACGTTGGGGATGATATTTTGCAAATCGTTTGCGGGGCACCTAATGTCGATGCAGACCAGAAAGTAGTTGTTGCAAAAGTGGGGGCAACAATGCCGAGCGGGATGAAAATAAAACCGACAGAATTACGCGGCGTACCTTCGAATGGTATGATATGTTCACAGAAAGAATTAGGTTTGCCTAACGCCCCAAAAGAAAAGGGGATCTATGTTCTGGATGATACCTATACTGCAGGTGAAGCGTTTCATTTCTAA
- a CDS encoding DUF84 family protein: MRVIIGSKNPAKIQAVQDVFSNDEVSGIDVPSNVSAQPFSDSETREGAINRALQCIENESSDIGIGLEGGVMYVDNQLLLCNWGALVTKDKKIFTASGARIPLPVEFDKDLQNGTELGDIMDGYARKKDVRKNEGAIGIFTNNHISRKEMFVHVAKLVYGQWDFQQQK, from the coding sequence ATGAGAGTCATTATCGGATCAAAGAACCCAGCTAAGATTCAGGCAGTTCAGGACGTTTTTTCAAACGATGAAGTTTCAGGGATCGATGTACCATCAAACGTAAGTGCTCAACCATTCTCAGATTCGGAAACCAGAGAGGGAGCAATTAATCGTGCATTGCAATGTATTGAAAACGAATCATCTGATATTGGGATTGGACTCGAAGGTGGTGTCATGTACGTAGACAACCAGTTATTATTATGTAACTGGGGAGCACTTGTTACAAAAGATAAGAAGATTTTCACAGCCAGTGGAGCGCGAATTCCGTTGCCTGTCGAATTTGATAAAGACCTGCAGAATGGAACGGAACTGGGAGATATTATGGATGGTTATGCCAGGAAGAAAGATGTACGGAAAAACGAAGGCGCAATTGGAATATTTACAAATAATCATATATCCAGAAAAGAAATGTTCGTTCATGTCGCAAAACTGGTTTACGGCCAATGGGATTTCCAACAACAAAAATAA
- a CDS encoding YtxH domain-containing protein, whose protein sequence is MSDNNNNNINTKDFMIGTLIGAMVGAASALLLAPRSGKELRGNLNDGASQLKYRASDWKDVAYEKGSEWKGKAYDKGSELKTKAADSTSKLSQKTQEFTKNVQDKWNGRKNKEQEAEEAAEEVAEAVEEAAVEVESK, encoded by the coding sequence ATGTCAGATAACAACAATAACAACATTAACACAAAGGATTTTATGATCGGAACATTAATTGGCGCAATGGTTGGTGCCGCGTCTGCTTTATTACTCGCACCCAGATCAGGGAAGGAACTGAGGGGTAATCTTAATGATGGCGCATCTCAACTGAAATACCGTGCCAGTGACTGGAAAGACGTCGCATATGAAAAAGGATCAGAATGGAAGGGTAAAGCTTATGATAAAGGTTCTGAGCTGAAAACGAAAGCTGCTGATTCCACATCAAAACTGTCACAAAAGACACAGGAATTTACGAAAAATGTACAAGACAAATGGAATGGCCGAAAAAATAAAGAACAAGAAGCGGAAGAGGCAGCAGAGGAAGTTGCAGAAGCTGTTGAAGAAGCAGCGGTAGAAGTTGAAAGTAAATAA
- a CDS encoding DUF948 domain-containing protein: MENLLYIAAIIAAVAFAVLVIYLVMTLKASRRTLNNVSGTIENLEKQMQGITSETTDLLNKTNKLADDVNQKSDKLNGLFEGVKGVGETVNDFNSSLRKLSNSISNAASQNQEKVSEVLNWGNKIVEFVKNKKNK; the protein is encoded by the coding sequence ATGGAGAATTTATTGTACATTGCTGCTATTATCGCCGCAGTTGCTTTTGCAGTACTTGTAATTTATCTGGTTATGACCTTAAAAGCTTCACGTCGCACATTAAATAATGTGTCAGGCACAATTGAGAATCTTGAAAAACAAATGCAGGGCATAACCTCGGAGACAACTGATCTGCTCAACAAAACGAACAAACTTGCTGATGACGTTAACCAGAAATCGGATAAACTGAATGGTTTATTTGAAGGGGTTAAAGGTGTTGGGGAAACTGTTAATGATTTTAACAGTTCACTACGGAAATTATCCAACAGTATTTCGAATGCTGCCTCACAAAACCAGGAAAAGGTATCTGAAGTACTAAATTGGGGAAACAAAATAGTAGAATTTGTAAAGAATAAAAAAAATAAATAG
- the murC gene encoding UDP-N-acetylmuramate--L-alanine ligase → MTTYHFIGIKGTGMSALAQILHDSGEKVQGSDVEKRFFTQEALEEKNIPIFPFSESNIKDDYIIIAGNAFSDDHTEIKEAKKQGLTFYRYHEFLGEWLKQYTSIAVTGAHGKTSTTGLLAHVLNESYPISYLIGDGTGKGHVDSKYFVFEACEYRRHFLRYEPDYAIMTNIDFDHPDYFTSIDDVFDAFQSMADQVKKGIIACGDDEQLQQIQAKVPVVYYGFADTNDFQAQNVKETANATVFDVFVRNTFYDTFEIPMYGDHNILNALSVIAICHYEGLKVEEIKTLCSFQGVKRRFTEKKIGDQILIDDYAHHPKEITATIDSARKKYPDKSVVAIFQPHTFTRTKAFLQEFADSLNLADNVYLCDIFGSAREDSGNLTIHDLQKLVDSSSILELSETEVLLEDSDSVLIFMGAGDIQKFQEAYEEHIASIRNKKLKNA, encoded by the coding sequence ATGACAACTTACCATTTTATTGGTATAAAGGGGACCGGGATGAGCGCACTTGCACAAATTCTTCATGATTCCGGGGAAAAAGTGCAAGGGTCTGATGTTGAAAAGCGCTTTTTCACACAAGAAGCATTAGAAGAGAAAAACATTCCAATATTCCCTTTTTCAGAAAGTAACATCAAAGACGATTACATCATAATTGCGGGTAATGCTTTTTCGGATGACCATACAGAAATTAAAGAAGCTAAAAAGCAAGGACTGACTTTTTACAGATATCATGAATTTTTAGGTGAATGGCTAAAGCAATATACAAGTATCGCTGTAACTGGTGCGCACGGTAAAACGTCCACTACCGGACTGCTTGCGCATGTATTGAATGAGTCTTATCCCATTTCGTATCTGATCGGTGACGGTACCGGAAAAGGTCATGTGGACAGTAAGTATTTTGTCTTTGAAGCATGTGAATATCGCCGTCATTTCTTAAGGTATGAACCAGATTATGCAATCATGACCAATATAGACTTTGATCACCCGGATTATTTTACAAGTATTGATGATGTATTTGATGCATTTCAATCAATGGCCGATCAGGTAAAAAAAGGAATAATTGCCTGTGGTGATGATGAGCAGCTGCAGCAAATACAGGCGAAGGTACCTGTTGTATATTATGGATTTGCAGATACAAATGACTTTCAGGCACAAAATGTAAAAGAAACAGCAAACGCTACTGTATTTGATGTTTTTGTACGTAATACGTTTTATGATACGTTTGAAATACCAATGTATGGTGACCATAACATTTTAAATGCTCTATCCGTTATTGCTATTTGTCACTATGAGGGTTTAAAAGTTGAAGAGATTAAAACCCTATGCTCTTTTCAGGGTGTTAAGCGCAGATTCACTGAGAAAAAAATCGGTGACCAAATTCTGATTGATGATTATGCACACCATCCTAAAGAGATCACAGCAACGATTGATTCGGCACGAAAAAAATATCCGGATAAATCGGTTGTGGCCATTTTTCAGCCACACACATTTACAAGAACTAAAGCATTCTTACAGGAATTTGCTGATAGTCTAAATCTGGCTGACAACGTTTATTTATGTGATATCTTCGGTTCAGCCAGGGAAGACAGTGGCAATCTGACAATACACGATTTACAGAAGCTTGTTGACAGCAGTTCCATTTTAGAGCTATCGGAAACTGAGGTGCTGCTCGAAGATTCGGATAGTGTGCTCATTTTCATGGGAGCGGGAGATATCCAAAAGTTTCAGGAAGCTTATGAGGAACATATAGCCAGCATCAGAAATAAGAAATTGAAAAATGCTTAA
- a CDS encoding YtoQ family protein, producing the protein MDITVYLAGQIHDDWREQLKAKAKEKNLPLSFVGPQTNHERSDNVGEDILGQQPGNFYKDDAASSINNFRTEVLLQKSDAVIALFGEKYKQWNTAMDASAALAMNKPTIIVRPESLIHPLKELSNKANVTVETIDQALEVLSYIYE; encoded by the coding sequence ATGGATATCACTGTTTATTTAGCAGGGCAAATTCACGATGACTGGCGGGAACAACTGAAAGCTAAGGCAAAAGAGAAAAATCTGCCACTATCATTTGTCGGACCGCAAACAAATCATGAACGTTCTGACAATGTTGGTGAAGATATTCTTGGCCAACAGCCGGGCAATTTTTATAAAGATGATGCAGCTTCCAGCATCAATAATTTTCGTACAGAAGTTCTGTTACAAAAGTCGGATGCAGTTATTGCGTTATTCGGCGAAAAGTATAAACAGTGGAATACTGCAATGGATGCAAGTGCCGCACTTGCAATGAATAAGCCGACTATTATCGTTCGTCCGGAATCATTAATTCATCCATTAAAGGAACTGTCCAATAAGGCCAATGTTACAGTTGAGACGATTGATCAAGCATTGGAAGTACTTAGCTATATTTACGAATAA